A part of Rhinatrema bivittatum chromosome 16, aRhiBiv1.1, whole genome shotgun sequence genomic DNA contains:
- the HOMEZ gene encoding homeobox and leucine zipper protein Homez, whose product MPPTTRSSGGCPTSSYGLICLPPISEDLQLIWTQAELTSELDGNEHLLHTFSYFPYPSLPEIALLCLRYGLQMEKVKAWFMAQRIRCGISWSSEEIEETRARLLYNQDKLHFKQLVSGACDAGRPPEVGVAKEMPGPCGFRKVEQPMPGKAGGNLLKTSTNAVSREDIPGNTFPHTSKRPRPEMDRVSRIPLSGMDHRQQRLSQPVRGNSPRPLPANQPRQREQRMPGGYTQPDVRLSFSQRGGGSLQQQIQDSRLETWEAPMPSTQQQQAPLGRKPHGAGHLFGVDGTEVSTAVACLPSEEDLRRRLEAGSWGAEFLLTPAARQGPDWGWRGDETFFPVTRRQRKTKEQLAILKSFFLQCQWARREDYCKLEELTGLPRPEIIQWFGDTRYALKHGQLKWFRDHVEGCPTWLGQDQQMVRPVDTGRGGNGREGSPGLPTPPLLSAYNGRQEENPPLPAGASVLSLSQPMSRPNYRILEEYWAVHRQLQEGDMLRLARASGLGPQQVLDWFFHKSSEPAEVEVCLDDEEEEVEEDDDDDVIIQD is encoded by the coding sequence ATGCCTCCCACCACCAGGAGCTCAGGGGGCTGCCCCACCAGCTCCTATGGGCTAATCTGCCTGCCCCCCATCTCTGAGGACTTGCAACTAATCTGGACCCAGGCCGAGCTGACCAGTGAGCTGGATGGGAACGAGCATCTCTTGCACACCTTCAGCTACTTCCCCTATCCAAGCCTGCCAGAGATTGCCCTCCTTTGCCTGAGGTATGGCCTGCAAATGGAGAAGGTGAAGGCCTGGTTTATGGCCCAGAGAATCCGTTGTGGCATTAGCTGGTCCTCGGAGGAAATCGAGGAGACCCGAGCCCGGCTGCTTTACAATCAGGACAAGCTACACTTTAAGCAACTGGTGTCTGGGGCCTGTGATGCAGGACGGCCTCCTGAGGTGGGGGTAGCCAAGGAGATGCCTGGCCCCTGTGGCTTCCGGAAAGTTGAGCAGCCTATGCCAGGAAAAGCTGGAGGCAACCTTCTGAAGACCTCTACAAATGCCGTCAGCAGGGAGGATATCCCTGGGAATACTTTCCCACACACTTCCAAGCGGCCCAGGCCAGAGATGGATCGTGTCAGCAGGATACCACTGTCTGGAATGGATCACCGCCAACAGCGCTTGTCTCAACCGGTAAGGGGAAACTCTCCCAGACCCTTGCCAGCAAACCAACCAAGGCAGAGAGAGCAGCGGATGCCTGGTGGTTACACCCAACCAGATGTCCGGCTCAGCTTCTcacagagagggggagggagcttGCAGCAGCAGATACAGGACTCGAGACTGGAGACTTGGGAAGCACCTATGCCGTCAACACAGCAGCAACAGGCACCCTTGGGAAGGAAGCCACATGGGGCTGGACATCTTTTTGGGGTGGATGGCACAGAAGTAAGCACAGCAGTGGCTTGCCTACCATCTGAGGAGGACTTACGGAGGCGGCTTGAGGCTGGTTCTTGGGGAGCAGAGTTCCTGTTAACTCCAGCAGCTAGGCAAGGCCCTGACTGGGGATGGCGGGGTGATGAGACTTTCTTTCCTGTTACACGGAGACAGCGCAAGACCAAAGAACAGCTGGCTATCCTAAAGTCCTTCTTCCTGCAGTGCCAGTGGGCTCGGCGGGAGGACTACTGCAAGTTGGAGGAGCTCACAGGTCTCCCACGGCCTGAGATCATCCAGTGGTTTGGAGACACCCGCTATGCCCTCAAGCATGGACAACTCAAATGGTTCAGAGACCATGTGGAGGGTTGTCCAACCTGGCTAGGGCAGGATCAGCAGATGGTGCGTCCAGTAGAtacaggaaggggagggaatgggagagagGGCAGCCCTGGCCTGCCCACACCACCGCTATtgtctgcatacaatggaagacAGGAAGAGAATCCACCTCTGCCGGCGGGGGCATCTGTTCTGTCATTATCACAGCCAATGTCACGGCCGAATTACAGGATCCTAGAGGAATACTGGGCAGTGCACCGTCAGCTCCAGGAGGGGGACATGCTTAGGTTGGCACGGGCCTCTGGACTGGGGCCACAGCAGGTACTGGACTGGTTCTTCCACAAGTCCTCAGAGCCCGCAGAGGTGGAGGTGTGTTTAGacgatgaagaggaggaggtggaggaagatgACGATGATGATGTTATCATACAGGACTAG
- the PPP1R3E gene encoding protein phosphatase 1 regulatory subunit 3E — MSRAAPPPPPRSDIPRNLSYIAGLYERAYYRSARPSLEMEESEGEEKEEESGEEEPGAPRSRSDTRGRDPKAAARKTPSQVGATARRRARSAPADRTRAEASTLRSCSPDTRKRVRFADSLGLELTDVRHFRQTDLPRVPAHVQAQLRRDSLRHFEPCQISLPLMQNSSLHLPSLEPTFTDPGLARDFLERVRAQRVCLESITVESFFISGRIRVLNLAFEKTVLVRYSADSWRTHQDTRATYVPEAQGLRPRPADLFSFRLPLPACPSHSGLLQFAIRYQVGPMEFWDNNEGKDYSLRWRERRPPSPPSPGDFENGWVHFI, encoded by the exons ATGTCTCGTGCCGCTCCCCCGCCGCCGCCGCGCAGCGATATACCGCGGAACCTCAGCTACATCGCTGGGCTGTACGAGAGGGCGTATTACCGCTCAGCGCGGCCCAGTCTGGAGATGGAGGAGAGCGAGggcgaggagaaggaggaagagtcaGGGGAGGAAGAGCCCGGTGCCCCCCGCTCCCGCAGCGACACGAGGGGCCGCGACCCGAAGGCAGCGGCACGGAAGACCCCGTCCCAAGTGGGGGCCACGGCTCGGCGCAGGGCGCGCTCCGCCCCTGCGGACAGGACCCGAGCAGAGGCCTCGACGCTGCGCAGCTGCAGCCCGGACACCAGGAAGAGGGTGCGCTTCGCAGACTCCCTGGGGCTGGAGCTGACCGACGTGCGGCACTTCCGGCAGACGGACCTTCCGCGGGTCCCTGCACACGTGCAGGCGCAGCTCCGCCGTGACTCCCTCCGCCACTTTGAGCCCTGCCAGATCAGCCTGCCCTTAATG CAGAACTCAtcccttcacctcccttccttgGAGCCCACCTTCACAGATCCAGGCCTGGCGCGGGACTTCCTGGAGCGGGTGCGAGCGCAGCGCGTTTGCCTGGAGTCCATCACTGTGGAGAGCTTTTTCATCTCAGGGCGCATCCGGGTGCTGAACCTAGCCTTTGAGAAGACCGTCCTCGTCCGCTACAGCGCCGACAGCTGGCGCACGCACCAGGACACGCGTGCCACGTACGTCCCAGAGGCACAGGGTCTGCGGCCTCGGCCTGCCGATCTCTTCTCCTTCCGCCTGCCCCTGCCCGCCTGCCCCAGCCACTCTGGCCTCCTACAGTTTGCCATCCGGTACCAGGTAGGGCCTATGGAGTTCTGGGACAACAACGAGGGGAAAGATTACAGCCTGAGGTGGCGGGAGAGGCGGCCACCTTCACCGCCTTCGCCCGGGGACTTCGAGAACGGCTGGGTCCATTTCATATag
- the LOC115078058 gene encoding apoptosis regulator R1 isoform X2, with protein sequence MAAHDPGFSTRSVVEDFVHYKLHRKGYASRPGAAEPPANALHAAMRAAGDEFEDRFRQAFSDLSTQLHVTPGTAYQRFADVVDGLFQGGVNWGRVVALFVFGAALCAESVNKEMMPLVERIMGWMVTYLEENLQDWMRSSGGWDGFVALYGDGAVEEARRQREGNWASVRTVLTGAFALGALMTVGALFASK encoded by the exons ATGGCAGCCCATGACCCCGGCTTCTCAACGCGCTCCGTGGTCGAGGACTTTGTCCATTACAAGCTCCACCGGAAGGGCTACGCTTCCCGGCCCGGTGCGGCAGAGCCCCCAGCCAACGCCCTGCACGCTGCCATGCGTGCCGCGGGCGACGAGTTTGAAGACCGCTTCCGGCAGGCCTTCAGCGACCTCTCCACCCAGCTGCACGTCACACCAGGCACAGCCTACCAGCGCTTCGCCGACGTGGTGGACGGGCTCTTCCAGGGTGGCGTGAACTGGGGCCGAGTCGTGGCGCTTTTCGTCTTCGGAGCAGCCCTCTGCGCCGAGAGCGTGAATAAAGAGATGATGCCCCTGGTGGAACGCATCATGGGCTGGATGGTGACGTACTTGGAGGAGAACCTGCAGGACTGGATGCGGAGCAGCGGGGGCTGG GATGGATTTGTGGCTCTCTACGGTGATGGCGCAGTGGAGGAAGCCCGCAGGCAGCGGGAAGGGAACTGGGCCTCTGTCAGGACGGTGCTGACTGGCGCGTTTGCCCTGGGAGCCCTGATGACCGTTGGAGCACTCTTCGCTAGCAAGTGA